A DNA window from Zingiber officinale cultivar Zhangliang chromosome 3A, Zo_v1.1, whole genome shotgun sequence contains the following coding sequences:
- the LOC122050843 gene encoding calmodulin-binding protein 25-like, whose amino-acid sequence MAWIAEAFAGDAEALALSRALPASLSSGSSPSSAALLRRNRSAPASGRIAKAKRKPRGGAAANRSPVTYIIADPANFLEMVQRVTGAEGLEPSASPAPVPPRQQIRLPTLDTSELFLGQLDGGAFGLPTVSSNFDSLFPVFPMPESWSVM is encoded by the coding sequence atgGCGTGGATCGCCGAAGCCTTCGCCGGCGACGCCGAAGCCCTCGCCCTCTCCCGCGCGCTCCCCGCGTCCCTATCCTCCGGATCCTCGCCTTCCTCCGCCGCCCTCCTCCGGCGGAACCGCAGCGCGCCCGCCTCGGGGAGAATCGCCAAGGCCAAGAGGAAGCCGCGCGGAGGGGCCGCGGCGAACCGATCGCCGGTCACCTACATCATCGCTGACCCCGCCAACTTCCTGGAAATGGTGCAGCGTGTCACCGGCGCCGAGGGGCTCGAGCCGTCCGCTTCGCCGGCGCCCGTGCCGCCGCGGCAGCAAATCCGACTGCCGACGCTCGACACGTCGGAGCTGTTCCTGGGTCAGCTCGACGGGGGAGCGTTCGGGCTGCCGACGGTGTCGTCGAACTTCGACTCGCTGTTTCCGGTTTTCCCGATGCCCGAGTCTTGGAGTGTTATGTGA